The Meiothermus sp. region AAGACTCGCTACGCCGCTTGCAAGTGGACTATATAGACCTCTACCAGGTGCACTGGGTAGATAATCAGGTGCCCATCGAAGAGACCCTCTCGGCGCTGACCGACCTGGTACGCAAAGGCTATGTGCGCTACATCGGTTGCTCCAACTTCTCGGCCTGGCGCTTGATGCAGGCTTTGTGGGCTTCAGACAAGCATGGCCTGGAAAGTTTTGTCTCGATTCAGCCCGAGTATAGCCTGGCTCAACCTACCCGCATGAACTTCGAGCGGGAACTGGCCCGGGTATGCGAAACCTACGGCCTGGGGGTGATTCCCTATAGCCCCTTGGCCGGTGGCTTCCTGACCGGCAAATACCGCCGCGACCAGCCCCTACCCCAGAGCGTGCGGGCCCAGGGCATTGCCGGCGGGCGCTTTACCGAGCAAAACTGGAAGATTCTCGATACGGTTCTGGAAATTGCTCAACGAAATGGGCTGCACCCCGCTCAGGTCACGCTGGCCTGGCACCTCTCACGCCCTTTCATTACCGCACCCATCATCGGAGCCAACAGCGTGCAACAACTACAAGACCTGATGCCGGCGGCCCACCTGCAGCTTAGCCCGGAAGACATAAACGCACTGAATGAAGTATCGAGTTGGCCCCTTTCACGTACCGAACGGGAGGTCTAGAGCTTTCCTGCAAATACCGCTACGGCGTCGTGGCGCCGGACAGATTGCCTGGCAAGCCTACCCTGGCACGCTTCAGCGCCGGGGGCCTACCAGATACACCGCACCCCAGGCCTTGTAGCGACTCTCGAGCACATCCTGCTGAACCTCGCCGCTTTGCAGCCGGACGGTTCGGTACACCCGTACCAGTGCCCCCTCGGCGGCAAAATCAATCTGTCGGCGGTATCCGGCGGGCAGGGTGGCATCGTAGATGTAGCGGGTGGGCAAGGGAGGGGTGCGCCAGAGTATTACCGGCCCCCGCCAGGTGACTTCGCGGTCTTTTGTGCCGAAGAAGCGAAAAACCAGGTTCTGGCCCTGGATAGAGGACTGGATGAGCAGGTAGGCAGGGGTATCGTTTTTGAAGCGCAGATCCTTGGGCGGGGCGGTGGTGGCATCGAGGCCGGTGGGTTTGTAGTAGCCCACCTGGTAGCTGTGGGGGTGGCGCTCCACAATCGGCAA contains the following coding sequences:
- a CDS encoding aldo/keto reductase; protein product: MSYRRLGKSGLFVHPIALGTMQFGWTADEPTAFAILDAFVEAGGNLIDTADIYTTWAPGNPGGVSEEIIGRWLKSRGLREQVIVATKVRGAMGPGGSEGRNHPLQREGLSRAWIMRAVEDSLRRLQVDYIDLYQVHWVDNQVPIEETLSALTDLVRKGYVRYIGCSNFSAWRLMQALWASDKHGLESFVSIQPEYSLAQPTRMNFERELARVCETYGLGVIPYSPLAGGFLTGKYRRDQPLPQSVRAQGIAGGRFTEQNWKILDTVLEIAQRNGLHPAQVTLAWHLSRPFITAPIIGANSVQQLQDLMPAAHLQLSPEDINALNEVSSWPLSRTEREV